A window of Synchiropus splendidus isolate RoL2022-P1 chromosome 9, RoL_Sspl_1.0, whole genome shotgun sequence contains these coding sequences:
- the LOC128764780 gene encoding serine/arginine repetitive matrix protein 2-like isoform X1: MASQCKRQQCTIDRRGFRQELDSWRHKLIHCVGFESILEGLFGPELVEDLKLFKDLEPVAASDWSFDENCQFCCLRRDKVKEHLIGLNKEELQDTLRPQLAKDHAAISKLEKQAEEFLNAVLSRKDVPSFSDPHIPVVAREILQRMIRQFAAEYTSKTSPPQDSCSDNQPSSDQSLPNPQQPPSSPAAVVAGPAHSQNPVLSKLLMADQDAPLDLTIKKPQSEPSEQDGVLDLSIKKNRNSSSAPVRSPCLYPLTSTLKGESQDLRLAKAKELQSTPSLEQFIAKLCTHHQRQIVSTLGYLQTELQALSSTPPSTQKAISSTAKPSTPSPVKLFGDIKALCTSTPKVELQDVSVTLPSVKKKAHVSLMSAVNTPAVAADLPSPGCKKSLLAVSPVETSGIRQSDHVPLKMKIMKTSNVATGKKLSCVLTTSISADLENSEDRADHAKGIHSARLSSSSKKQNHSSHLIKKTFRHCKDVPASPFTVHAGVPMDLPRTARKSIRAAMEQNAKECAQRIIVDPDIGQCDIVYINKPITECFKEPQRHMTPRRNARKSTRGHLYSDDIWVVKTVRTLAGRGNCPNPMPDLITLVTPKQTMSKPESVPPVDTPFVGTCVETVVESGSTDNMFDRAIAGSEDVVEVAVSEADVGVETSQTDQQLATQDADPQPLVRCDTKDDHVKASAREGEENVTPVNSKINSRTERKGGSTDSTATKQLEDCGDAVVEVGKTLLSSGDVAADDSGSQSDVEQLSQEAAGEVIQEERQGLQEENQPQENQAPDTCENVPRNVQAIPTHDSVSPVHVMEVAVEDVKHVSSKTLDEELPPSLTKRGSVSVAPEQVEVIVGYVNGKPVSASDRSLRHKLPSGPLTTKTEKANSKKAPTMRAVTAVEGNPSYIVPALPQTPAQVLDKPSCLKSQPLVNVKQIKREKRKLSDSASVSEQPESKRQLRSASQKATAALPSTSKLQTTTKKPSLPSPPTVPNSELSTSPLEAVPSPRCDVDQVSSSSATSHIESTETEDPVSVENHSEDFLSSAPLLPTSPVKPNPGLDSSPIPSASSQKHDEGTTSPSHQPSASSEESSLHPPLISSPTPEAPKLPIASSSKKSSMQPSHETDKSQTNPEETFKSKRLQAKQRLRAAKASENGDPGTKPSSPLPPPIPPPTSGADEVRPASAPSKSTVKDSRRDEEKRFEAKQKLRSAKAGEHLGSSETGAAPPQPSPSQKAEACQSSPGCTSRQPLDQTGLVQLAAPHVDKSESSLPKLRSARLREDAEHLKATGEKSAVGKHETESVAIKCSDHNETETKDVAQTPSEAVSAEPPASVADKPTRMPLRSESSKAERSLHAASDSQKPTLRSQRHPASDTSDASSAAKKLDFGSPNRMIPKKTPRAVPRSPASPVSSVRPQLSPQTVSRSRSEPCKKADKFFELLNREENKQLLTNLNIRFDKMQKGWVQLDKESQPGTKSKHKADRQAVIWKSKRRIRKPKVPEHQKYSPVQMLFMRGFDLSSICRWFLESTETKSLVIVKKVNTRLPSETQLCFHGAAGSSGGSLGVFPSLQAERLKKHLKKFAIASPVKSNPKSQKLIAKVLGLEARKRDPPSSSQTPTKSRMSAQIPKQKSQSQKASKSKNPTSARILRKYSNIRGKMQVQHTGARLQDTSRLKAKNIKTVATSKTVSKSNPKLTVKCPKNPASKQAKDSTENSQTNKTAVGKTSTKVLDKAVKVQKTKKAPTKNPKTEFPKRCSQRIGSPKLSPRNATDSSRNKAEQKESEKREMRKSPLDRLSVAKVQPKQTAPNPDTKKNNVVAVPAEQSADVTPAGDQVLTRSQKKMEAAAPQAPAKKSGSTLTRAARSGNLSQTLAARSPMTRSGTRTKARPVSAGPSAAKKAKKRALEILSTPAKRTRISLSK, from the exons GTTTTGAGAGCATTCTTGAGGGTCTCTTTGGTCCAGAGCTTGTAGAAGACCTAAAACTATTCAAAG attTAGAGCCTGTCGCTGCATCTGACTGGTCATTTGATGAAAACTGTCAGTTCTGCTGTTTGAGACGAGACAAAGTTAAG GAACACCTGATAGGATTAAACAAGGAGGAGCTTCAAGACACTCTCAGACCACAACTGGCCAAAGACCACGCCGCAATCAGCAAATTGGAAAAGCAAGCAGAAGAGTTTCTGAATGCCGTCCTCAGCAGAAAAG ATGTGCCAAGTTTCTCAGACCCACACATTCCAGTAGTGGCTCGAGAGATCCTTCAGAGAATGATCCGACAGTTTGCTGCCGAATATACCTCAAAAACCAGCCCTCCTCAGGATAGTTGCTCCGATAACCAGCCAAGCTCTGACCAAAGTCTGCCGAACCCACAACAACCGCCCAGCAGCCCTGCAGCTGTCGTGGCCGGACCAGCACACAGCCAGAACCCTGTTCTCAGCAAGCTCCTCATGGCTGACCAGGATGCTCCTCTTGACCTCACAATCAAGAAGCCCCAGTCTGAGCCCAGTGAGCAAG ATGGTGTCCTGGATTTGTCCATTAAAAAGAACCGCAACAGTAGCAGCGCTCCAGTCCGCAGCCCATGTCTTTACCCGCTCACCTCCACACTCAAAGG TGAGTCTCAGGACTTGCGTCTTGCGAAGGCCAAAGAGCTACAGTCCACCCCATCACTGGAACAATTCATTGCCAAGCTGTGCACTCACCACCAAAGACAAATCGTGAGCACTCTGGGTTATCTTCAGACGGAACTGCAGGCACTCTCAAGTACGCCGCCCTCCACCCAGAAAGCCATCAGCTCCACAGCAAAGCCCAGCACACCCAGCCCTGTGAAATTGTTTGGTGACATAAAGGCGCTGTGCACATCCACCCCAAAGGTGGAGCTCCAAGATGTTTCTGTAACTCTGCCAAGTGTTAAGAAAAAAGCGCACGTCTCCTTGATGAGTGCTGTGAATACTCCAGCTGTGGCTGCTGACCTTCCTTCGCCGGGGTGTAAAAAGTCGCTGCTTGCAGTTTCTCCTGTGGAAACTTCAGGCATCCGTCAAAGTGATCATGTCCCTCTGAAGATGAAAATCATGAAGACTAGTAATGTGGCCACCGGGAAGAAGTTGTCGTGTGTTTTGACAACTTCTATTTCAGCTGACCTTGAAAATTCGGAAGACCGGGCAGATCACGCAAAAGGCATCCATTCTGCAAGACTCAGTTCTAGctctaaaaaacaaaatcattcgAGTCACCTGATCAAAAAGACTTTCAGACATTGTAAAGATGTACCTGCAAGCCCATTTACTGTCCATGCCGGCGTTCCGATGGACTTGCCTCGGACGGCAAGGAAGAGCATTCGTGCAGCCATGGAACAAAATGCAAAGGAATGTGCTCAAAGGATAATCGTAGACCCAGATATTGGTCAGTGCGACATCGTTTATATTAACAAACCTATTACAGAGTGTTTCAAAGAACCACAGCGTCACATGACACCACGTCGTAATGCAAGAAAAAGCACGAGAGGCCACTTGTATTCAGATGACATCTGGGTCGTAAAAACTGTCCGAACACTGGCCGGAAGAGGCAACTGTCCCAATCCTATGCCGGATTTAATCACATTGGTCACCCCCAAACAAACAATGTCCAAACCTGAGAGCGTACCCCCGGTAGATACGCCTTTTGTTGGCACGTGCGTGGAAACTGTTGTTGAGTCAGGGTCTACAGACAATATGTTTGACCGCGCAATAGCAGGCTCAGAAGATGTGGTAGAAGTTGCAGTTAGTGAAGCAGACGTTGGTGTCGAAACCAGCCAGACGGATCAACAGCTGGCCACACAAGACGCTGATCCACAGCCTCTCGTGAGGTGTGACACAAAAGACGACCATGTCAAGGCTTCAGCAAGGGAAGGAGAGGAAAATGTTACTCCAGTTAActcaaaaataaacagcagGACTGAAAGGAAAGGAGGAAGCACTGACTCTACTGCTACCAAACAGTTGGAAGACTGTGGGGATGCTGTCGTAGAAGTTGGCAAAACTCTGCTTTCGTCAGGCGATGTTGCAGCAGATGATTCTGGTTCACAGTCAGATGTTGAGCAGTTGTCACAAGAAGCGGCTGGTGAGGTGATCCAGGAGGAGAGGCAAGGATTGCAAGAAGAGAACCAACCTCAGGAAAACCAGGCACCAGACACCTGTGAAAATGTTCCACGGAACGTGCAAGCCATTCCCACCCATGACAGTGTTTCACCTGTCCATGTGATGGAAGTAGCAGTAGAAGATGTAAAACATGTATCATCAAAAACACTTGATGAAGAACTACCTCCCTCACTTACAAAACGTGGATCAGTGAGTGTTGCCCCAGAACAAGTAGAAGTGATAGTTGGCTATGTAAATGGAAAGCCAGTATCTGCCTCTGATAGAAGCCTGCGGCACAAATTACCGAGCGGCCCGTTAACTACTAAAACTGAGAAGGCAAATTCCAAAAAGGCACCGACTATGAGAGCAGTCACAGCAGTGGAAGgaaacccctcatatatagtgCCAGCTCTTCCGCAAACACCGGCGCAGGTTCTTGACAAACCATCCTGCTTGAAGTCTCAACCTCTTGTGAATGTCAAGCAAATAAAAAGGGAAAAGAGAAAGTTGAGCGACTCAGCCAGCGTCTCAGAACAGCCCGAGTCCAAGCGGCAACTTAGGTCGGCGAGTCAGAAGGCAACTGCTGCCTTACCAAGCACCTCCAAATTGCAGACGACGACTAAAAAGCCATCTTTACCTTCACCACCAACAGTTCCAAACTCTGAACTCTCGACTTCACCTCTGGAAGCAGTTCCCTCTCCACGATGTGACGTTGACCAAGTTTCTTCGTCCTCAGCGACATCTCACATTGAGTCAACAGAAACGGAAGATCCAGTCTCCGTGGAAAACCATAGTGAAGATTTCCTGAGTTCTGCCCCACTACTTCCTACTTCCCCAGTGAAGCCCAACCCTGGTCTGGATAGTAGCCCAATACCTTCTGCTTCATCTCAAAAGCATGATGAAGGAACCACCAGTCCATCCCATCaaccttctgcttcctctgaggAGTCGTCACTTCATCCTCCACTTATTTCTTCCCCAACACCTGAAGCTCCTAAATTACCTATAGCCAGTTCATCAAAAAAGTCATCAATGCAACCTAGTCACGAAACAGACAAGTCACAGACCAATCCTGAAGAGACGTTCAAGTCAAAACGGTTACAAGCCAAACAAAGACTTCGAGCTGCGAAAGCCAGTGAGAATGGTGATCCTGGAACTAAACCATCTTCACCCCTGCCTCCGCCCATTCCACCTCCAACATCTGGAGCTGATGAGGTACGTCCAGCTAGTGCACCCAGCAAGTCCACAGTCAAAGACTCCCGGAGGGACGAGGAAAAAAGGTTTGAGGCCAAACAAAAGCTGAGATCTGCCAAGGCCGGAGAACATTTGGGCAGCTCTGAAACTGGAGCAGCTCCACCCCAGCCCTCTCCTAGTCAAAAAGCTGAAGCCTGTCAGTCATCTCCTGGCTGCACATCTCGGCAACCCTTGGATCAAACGGGTCTGGTGCAGTTAGCAGCCCCACACGTTGATAAGTCAGAAAGCTCACTGCCCAAACTCCGATCTGCCAGGCTTAGAGAAGATGCCGAACACCTGAAGGCCACTGGGGAGAAGTCGGCTGTTGGTAAACATGAAACAGAATCAGTGGCGATTAAATGCAGTGACCATAACGAAACTGAAACAAAAGACGTGGCTCAGACACCCAGTGAAGCGGTGTCTGCGGAACCCCCGGCTAGTGTTGCTGACAAGCCCACCAGAATGCCCCTGAGAAGTGAGAGCAGCAAGGCGGAACGCTCCCTGCACGCTGCGTCTGATTCGCAGAAACCAACTTTGAGGTCACAAAGGCATCCTGCATCTGATACTAGTGATGCTTCCTCGGCTGCAAAGAAATTGGATTTTGGTTCTCCAAACAGGATGATCCCTAAAAAAACCCCACGGGCTGTGCCGAGGTCTCCAGCTTCACCTGTCTCATCTGTGAGGCCCCAGTTGTCCCCCCAAACTGTCAGCAGATCGAGGTCCGAGCCTTGCAAGAAGGCTGATAAATTCTTCGAGCTGCTGAATCGAGAGGAGAACAAACAGCTTCTAACAAACCTGAACATCAGATTTGATAAGATGCAGAAGGGCTGGGTGCAGTTGGACAAGGAAAGCCAGCCAGGAACAAAGAGCAAACACAAAGCAGACAGACAAGCTGTTATATGGAAAAGTAAACGCAGGATTCGGAAGCCAAAGGTGCCAGAACATCAGAAATACTCTCCTGTCCAGATGCTTTTCATGAGAGGCTTCGACCTCTCCAGCATTTGCCGCTGGTTCCTTGAGTCGACAGAAACCAAGTCCCTCGTGATTGTCAAAAAAGTCAACACTCGTCTTCCGTCTGAAACTCAGTTGTGCTTCCACGGCGCGGCCGGTTCATCCGGGGGTTCTCTTGGAGTCTTTCCCAGTCTCCAGGCAGAGCGCTTGAAGAAGCATTTGAAGAAGTTCGCAATCGCCTCGCCTGTGAAGAGCAACCCCAAGAGTCAGAAGTTGATCGCTAAAGTGTTGGGGCTGGAGGCCAGGAAGAGGGACCCCCCGAGCAGCTCGCAGACCCCCACCAAGTCCCGCATGTCTGCCCAAATCCCCAAGCAGAAGAGTCAAAGTCAGAAAGCCAGCAAATCAAAGAACCCCACCAGCGCCAGGATCCTGAGGAAGTATTCCAACATCCGAGGGAAGATGCAGGTCCAGCACACGGGGGCCAGACTCCAAGACACGTCGCGTCTGAAGGCCAAGAATATTAAAACGGTGGCCACGTCAAAGACGGTGTCGAAATCCAACCCCAAACTGACGGTGAAATGCCCCAAAAATCCAGCGTCAAAACAAGCAAAAGACTCAACTGAAAACTCACAAACGAATAAAACTGCGGTGGGGAAGACCTCAACTAAAGTACTGGACAAAGCCGTTAAAGTCCAGAAAACGAAGAAAGCTCCTACAAAGAATCCTAAAACGGAGTTTCCGAAGAGATGTTCTCAACGAATCGGGTCTCCAAAGTTATCGCCACGAAACGCGACTGATTCATCGCGGAACAAAGCTGAGCAGAAAGAATCTGAGAAACGAGAAATGAGGAAAAGCCCTTTGGACCGGCTGAGCGTCGCCAAAGTTCAGCCAAAACAAACGGCTCCGAACCCCGATACGAAAAAGAATAATGTTGTTGCTGTACCTGCTGAGCAGAGCGCAGACGTCACACCTGCAGGTGACCAAGTCCTGACTCGATCCCAGAAGAAGAtggaagcagcagctcctcagGCTCCTGCAAAGAAAAGCGGTAGCACGCTGACGAGAGCCGCGAGGTCTGGAAACCTTTCGCAGACACTCGCCGCGAGGTCGCCGATGACGCGAAGCGGCACTCGGACCAAGGCGCGACCCGTCAGTGCGGGTCCCAGTGCTGCCAAAAAGGCAAAGAAAAGGGCTCTGGAGATTCTGTCTACCCCAGCGAAACGCACCAGGATCTCCCTTTCCAAGTAG
- the LOC128764780 gene encoding ligand-dependent corepressor-like isoform X2: MASQCKRQQCTIDRRGFRQELDSWRHKLIHCVGFESILEGLFGPELVEDLKLFKDLEPVAASDWSFDENCQFCCLRRDKVKEHLIGLNKEELQDTLRPQLAKDHAAISKLEKQAEEFLNAVLSRKDVPSFSDPHIPVVAREILQRMIRQFAAEYTSKTSPPQDSCSDNQPSSDQSLPNPQQPPSSPAAVVAGPAHSQNPVLSKLLMADQDAPLDLTIKKPQSEPSEQDGVLDLSIKKNRNSSSAPVRSPCLYPLTSTLKGRPLRADGHDGRRRENLGHSTRFKPSSSLAYSLHIKEELGMESDQESPLGHNHRSRNHDLSKNGSWNSKTHFGALLKLKANCEAREHLKDIPRLLEAAELFSKSLANGNGNHQDACQDHSFSGSQSSFDLKIPQVRALATEPDSSWDQLPSEYSGSLSENSLGKKLCSILPRQKKSNGYSASSLKREFWSYDNDRHSLDLDSDLGNKQPRKKRGRYRQYNTELLEEAIVVVMGGKMSVSKAQSIYGIPHSTLEYKVKERLGTLKHPPKKKLRLLSQLEEQAVSKSPESKELQSLQLLVSEETVSPSTENGNGLHEESLSPNM; the protein is encoded by the exons GTTTTGAGAGCATTCTTGAGGGTCTCTTTGGTCCAGAGCTTGTAGAAGACCTAAAACTATTCAAAG attTAGAGCCTGTCGCTGCATCTGACTGGTCATTTGATGAAAACTGTCAGTTCTGCTGTTTGAGACGAGACAAAGTTAAG GAACACCTGATAGGATTAAACAAGGAGGAGCTTCAAGACACTCTCAGACCACAACTGGCCAAAGACCACGCCGCAATCAGCAAATTGGAAAAGCAAGCAGAAGAGTTTCTGAATGCCGTCCTCAGCAGAAAAG ATGTGCCAAGTTTCTCAGACCCACACATTCCAGTAGTGGCTCGAGAGATCCTTCAGAGAATGATCCGACAGTTTGCTGCCGAATATACCTCAAAAACCAGCCCTCCTCAGGATAGTTGCTCCGATAACCAGCCAAGCTCTGACCAAAGTCTGCCGAACCCACAACAACCGCCCAGCAGCCCTGCAGCTGTCGTGGCCGGACCAGCACACAGCCAGAACCCTGTTCTCAGCAAGCTCCTCATGGCTGACCAGGATGCTCCTCTTGACCTCACAATCAAGAAGCCCCAGTCTGAGCCCAGTGAGCAAG ATGGTGTCCTGGATTTGTCCATTAAAAAGAACCGCAACAGTAGCAGCGCTCCAGTCCGCAGCCCATGTCTTTACCCGCTCACCTCCACACTCAAAGG GCGACCGTTGAGAGCGGATGGACACGATGGGAGGAGGCGGGAGAATCTCGGCCACTCCACCCGTTTTAAGCCTTCCTCGTCTCTCGCTTACTCTCTGCACATCAAAGAGGAGCTTGGTATGGAGAGCGACCAAGAGTCACCTCTCGGCCATAACCACAGATCCAGAAACCATGACCTCTCCAAAAACGGATCCTGGAATTCTAAAACTCATTTTGGGGCGCTTCTTAAACTAAAAGCCAACTGTGAGGCCAGGGAGCACCTTAAAGACATTCCCAGATTGTTGGAAGCTGCTGAACTTTTCTCAAAGTCACTGGCCAATGGGAATGGCAACCACCAGGATGCCTGTCAAGACCACAGCTTCTCAGGTTCTCAATCATCCTTTGACCTCAAGATTCCTCAGGTGCGAGCTTTGGCCACCGAGCCAGACTCCTCTTGGGATCAGCTACCTTCTGAATATTCAGGTTCACTCAGTGAAAATAGTCTGGGGAAGAAGCTTTGTTCCATTCTACCCCGACAGAAGAAGAGTAACGGTTACAGCGCTTCTAGTTTGAAGAGAGAATTCTGGTCATATGACAACGACCGACACTCCTTGGATTTAGATTCAGATCTGGGAAACAAACAGCCAAGAAAGAAGCGTGGAAGATACCGGCAGTACAAcactgagctgctggaggaggccattgttgttgtgatgGGCGGGAAAATGAGTGTCTCCAAAGCACAGTCCATCTACGGCATTCCGCACAGCACCCTGGAATACAAAGTGAAAGAGCGACTGGGGACCTTGAAACATCCCCCCAAAAAGAAACTGAGGCTGCTCAGCCAACTGGAGGAGCAGGCTGTTTCAAAGTCTCCTGAAAGTAAAGAACTGCAGAGCCTCCAGTTGCTAGTTTCTGAGGAAACTGTGAGTCCGTCCACTGAGAATGGGAATGGATTGCATGAAGAAAGCCTCTCGCCAAACATGTGA